The following proteins are encoded in a genomic region of Parabacteroides pacaensis:
- the atpA gene encoding F0F1 ATP synthase subunit alpha, which translates to MDEIKVSEVSEVLRRQLEEIDNDIHLEEVGNVLQVSDGVVRIYGLRNAEASELLEFDNGLKAIVMNLEEDNVGAVLLGPTDRVEEGDTVKRTGRIASIDVGEGLIGRVINPLGEPIDGAGVITGERINMPLERKAPGVIFRQPVNQPLQTGLKAVDAMIPIGRGQRELIIGDRQTGKTAIAIDTIINQRKNFENGNPVYCIYVAIGQKGSTVASLVQTLKEKGAMDYTIVISATASDPAALQYFAPFAGAAVGEYFRDTGRHALVVYDDLSKQAVAYREVSLILRRPSGREAYPGDIFYLHSRLLERAAKIISQQEIAEQMNDLPESLKGKVKGGGTLTALPIIETQAGDVSAYIPTNVISITDGQIFLDTDLFNQGNRPAINVGISVSRVGGNAQTKAMKKVAGTLKIDLAQYRELEAFTKFGGDMDPVTALTIDKGQKNTRLLVQPQYQPMPVEQQIAVLYCGTHGLLKDIPIEKVHDFEQLLLQQLTMEHQKDVLDVLKQGVINEEVSRLIEQTAASVVETLKTK; encoded by the coding sequence ATGGACGAAATAAAAGTAAGTGAAGTATCCGAAGTATTACGCCGGCAACTGGAAGAAATCGATAATGATATACACCTGGAGGAAGTAGGAAATGTTCTTCAGGTAAGCGATGGGGTAGTGCGTATTTATGGATTACGCAATGCGGAAGCAAGCGAATTGCTGGAATTCGATAACGGATTGAAGGCCATTGTAATGAATCTGGAAGAAGATAACGTAGGTGCCGTCCTTTTAGGTCCCACGGATAGGGTTGAAGAAGGCGACACGGTAAAACGAACCGGACGGATTGCTTCCATCGACGTAGGAGAAGGACTGATAGGTCGCGTCATCAATCCGCTGGGAGAACCGATAGATGGTGCTGGCGTAATTACAGGAGAACGGATAAATATGCCATTGGAACGGAAAGCTCCCGGCGTAATTTTCCGCCAGCCGGTTAACCAACCGTTGCAGACAGGCTTAAAGGCTGTAGATGCCATGATTCCTATCGGCCGGGGACAACGGGAGCTCATTATTGGTGACCGCCAGACAGGAAAAACCGCGATAGCAATCGATACGATTATTAACCAGCGGAAAAATTTCGAGAACGGTAATCCGGTATACTGCATTTATGTGGCTATCGGACAAAAAGGTTCTACGGTAGCTTCTTTAGTACAGACCTTGAAAGAAAAAGGAGCGATGGATTATACCATTGTCATCTCGGCAACGGCATCCGATCCCGCCGCCTTACAATATTTCGCACCTTTTGCCGGTGCAGCCGTAGGTGAATATTTCCGGGACACCGGCAGGCATGCATTAGTGGTGTACGATGATTTATCCAAACAGGCGGTCGCTTACCGGGAAGTTTCTTTGATTCTTCGCCGTCCTTCAGGCCGTGAAGCGTATCCGGGGGACATTTTCTATCTACACTCCCGCTTGTTGGAACGTGCGGCAAAAATTATTTCCCAACAGGAAATTGCCGAGCAAATGAATGACTTGCCAGAAAGTTTAAAAGGGAAAGTAAAAGGAGGAGGAACTCTTACTGCGCTTCCTATTATCGAAACTCAGGCAGGAGATGTTTCCGCTTATATTCCTACCAATGTAATTTCAATTACCGACGGGCAGATATTTCTCGACACAGACTTGTTTAACCAGGGAAACCGCCCGGCTATCAATGTAGGTATTTCAGTATCCCGCGTAGGTGGAAACGCACAAACGAAAGCGATGAAGAAAGTGGCAGGAACCTTAAAGATAGATCTTGCCCAATACCGGGAACTGGAAGCTTTTACCAAATTCGGGGGCGATATGGATCCGGTTACTGCGTTAACCATCGATAAAGGTCAAAAAAATACGCGACTGTTGGTACAACCGCAATACCAGCCCATGCCGGTAGAACAACAAATTGCCGTACTCTATTGCGGGACACACGGTTTGTTAAAAGATATTCCGATAGAGAAAGTTCACGATTTTGAACAACTATTATTGCAACAGCTTACTATGGAACATCAGAAAGATGTTTTGGATGTCTTGAAACAAGGAGTTATTAACGAAGAAGTAAGCCGGTTGATAGAACAAACGGCTGCTTCGGTGGTGGAAACTTTAAAAACGAAATAA
- a CDS encoding F0F1 ATP synthase subunit delta, with amino-acid sequence MNSGIISIRYAKALLAFGKDKGSEETIYQETGLLARSFEAQPGLKDALANPVVPVSKKTALIITGSGGKISQEFMRFIQLIVKNKRLHLLQSICLMYGDLYRKERHIQEACLITASPLSPEAETQLRQQLEKLTTDTLEFRTKVKPSLIGGFAFYYDTYRLDASIASRLQAIRKKLT; translated from the coding sequence ATGAACAGTGGTATCATCTCCATACGATACGCCAAAGCATTACTTGCTTTCGGCAAAGACAAAGGGTCGGAAGAAACTATTTATCAGGAAACCGGACTGTTGGCCCGGAGTTTTGAAGCTCAACCGGGGTTGAAAGATGCCTTGGCTAACCCCGTTGTGCCGGTAAGTAAAAAAACAGCGTTGATCATTACTGGCTCCGGAGGTAAAATCAGTCAGGAATTTATGCGTTTTATCCAGCTTATCGTTAAGAATAAGCGTTTACATCTGCTCCAATCCATTTGTCTGATGTATGGTGACCTTTACCGGAAAGAAAGGCATATCCAAGAGGCTTGCCTCATCACGGCATCGCCTCTTTCTCCGGAAGCGGAAACCCAATTGCGCCAACAGTTAGAAAAACTTACGACCGACACTCTTGAGTTCCGTACGAAGGTAAAGCCTTCCCTGATAGGAGGATTCGCATTCTATTACGATACCTACCGGCTGGATGCCAGCATTGCCTCGCGTTTGCAGGCCATCCGGAAAAAACTAACGTAG
- the atpF gene encoding F0F1 ATP synthase subunit B, translating into MSLLVPDTGLLFWMLLSFGFVLFILAKYGFPVITKMVDERKAFIDNSMEEARKAHEQLAHIQAQSEEMLRQTREEQSRILTEALETKKQIIRDAQETASVQTRLQMEQARKEMADLKEKMLHEMRSEIANLSVNIAEKVIRAKLGNEKEQEAVIQRLLDESTIYKS; encoded by the coding sequence ATGTCACTATTAGTTCCCGATACAGGGCTTCTGTTCTGGATGCTGCTTTCGTTCGGCTTTGTGCTTTTTATTTTAGCAAAATATGGTTTTCCCGTGATTACCAAAATGGTGGATGAAAGAAAAGCTTTTATCGACAATTCGATGGAAGAAGCCAGGAAAGCTCACGAACAGTTAGCCCATATCCAGGCTCAAAGCGAAGAAATGCTCCGCCAAACGCGAGAAGAACAAAGCCGCATATTGACAGAAGCTCTGGAAACCAAGAAGCAAATTATTCGTGATGCCCAGGAAACAGCCTCGGTCCAGACACGCTTACAAATGGAGCAGGCCCGTAAAGAAATGGCGGACTTAAAAGAAAAAATGCTCCATGAGATGCGCTCTGAGATAGCTAACTTATCAGTAAATATTGCTGAGAAAGTAATCCGTGCCAAACTGGGTAATGAAAAAGAACAAGAAGCGGTGATCCAACGGCTGTTGGATGAGTCGACTATTTATAAATCGTAA
- the atpE gene encoding ATP synthase F0 subunit C: MLLAVLLQAAAAAGSLGKVAAAIGAGLVAIGAGLGIGKIGGAAMEAIARQPEASGDIRMNMIIIAALVEGVALFAVLICFLAL; encoded by the coding sequence ATGTTATTAGCTGTATTATTACAAGCAGCCGCTGCTGCAGGAAGCTTAGGGAAAGTAGCCGCCGCTATCGGCGCAGGTTTAGTAGCTATTGGTGCAGGTTTAGGAATCGGTAAGATCGGTGGGGCAGCTATGGAAGCCATTGCACGCCAACCGGAAGCATCGGGCGATATCCGCATGAATATGATTATTATTGCAGCTTTGGTAGAAGGGGTGGCTTTATTTGCCGTGCTTATTTGTTTCCTGGCACTTTAA
- the atpB gene encoding F0F1 ATP synthase subunit A: MRTNNHKIKSFLHFFCLSFFLVLCSTGKTSGQEVDIKEIVSGHIQDAYEWHITHWGEQPIRIPLPVILKSKTNGWHIFLSSRLDGGKTHHGFRIATDGPYAGKIVEKNAKGEEIRPWDFSLTKTALALLINSIVLLAIVLSIGRWYIRHPGEVPRGFTGAFEMLTVMLMDDVIKPCVGKNYKKFAPYLLTAFYFILVNNLMGIIPIFPAGANTTGNIAITLVLALCTFLAVNLFGSKEYWKEIFWPDVPVWLKVPVPLMSLIEIFGIFTKPFALMMRLFANIMAGHSVILGITGLIFISVAMGTAMNAGMSVVSVVFNIFMNCIEILVAFIQAYVFTMLSAVFIGLSQVEGKKETTYKF, encoded by the coding sequence ATGAGAACAAACAATCATAAAATAAAATCATTTCTTCATTTTTTTTGTCTTTCGTTTTTCCTTGTGCTTTGTAGCACGGGAAAAACGTCAGGACAAGAAGTGGATATCAAAGAAATCGTTTCGGGGCATATCCAGGATGCTTACGAATGGCATATCACCCATTGGGGGGAGCAACCGATCCGGATTCCTTTGCCTGTTATCTTAAAAAGCAAGACAAACGGATGGCATATTTTTCTTTCTTCCCGGTTAGACGGAGGGAAAACCCATCATGGATTCAGAATTGCGACAGACGGTCCATATGCAGGAAAGATAGTAGAAAAGAATGCCAAAGGAGAAGAGATACGTCCTTGGGACTTTTCATTGACGAAAACGGCGTTAGCATTGCTCATTAACAGCATCGTGCTGCTTGCTATCGTATTAAGTATAGGCCGGTGGTATATCAGGCATCCCGGAGAAGTACCGCGAGGATTCACCGGGGCGTTCGAAATGCTTACCGTCATGCTTATGGATGATGTAATAAAGCCATGTGTCGGAAAAAATTATAAGAAATTTGCACCTTATTTATTAACGGCATTCTATTTTATCCTCGTCAATAACCTGATGGGAATCATCCCTATTTTTCCGGCGGGAGCGAATACCACAGGGAATATAGCGATTACTTTGGTATTGGCATTGTGTACTTTCCTGGCAGTAAACTTATTTGGAAGCAAGGAATATTGGAAAGAAATATTCTGGCCCGACGTACCGGTTTGGTTAAAAGTTCCGGTTCCTTTAATGTCCCTTATCGAGATATTCGGAATATTTACTAAACCCTTCGCCTTAATGATGCGTCTTTTTGCCAACATTATGGCAGGGCATTCCGTGATATTAGGTATTACAGGATTGATTTTTATCTCCGTTGCCATGGGTACGGCTATGAATGCCGGAATGTCCGTAGTATCGGTAGTATTCAATATATTTATGAACTGTATAGAGATATTGGTTGCTTTCATACAGGCATACGTATTTACCATGCTTTCGGCGGTATTCATCGGATTGTCGCAAGTGGAAGGCAAAAAAGAAACGACCTATAAGTTTTAA
- a CDS encoding FoF1 ATP synthase subunit delta/epsilon → MELIILTPTGEIFRGEVRQVTLPGILGKFTVLDHHAALITALCEGTILYHTKDGVKELKIKNGFVEVNHNKISVCAEQ, encoded by the coding sequence ATGGAACTGATTATCCTTACACCTACAGGCGAAATATTCCGGGGAGAAGTCCGACAGGTTACCCTTCCCGGCATATTGGGCAAATTTACGGTTCTCGACCATCATGCGGCTCTTATTACGGCTCTATGCGAAGGAACGATACTCTACCATACGAAGGACGGAGTAAAAGAACTGAAGATTAAAAACGGCTTTGTAGAAGTAAACCATAATAAGATATCGGTCTGTGCAGAACAATAA